In a genomic window of Stegostoma tigrinum isolate sSteTig4 chromosome 43, sSteTig4.hap1, whole genome shotgun sequence:
- the LOC125449053 gene encoding zinc finger protein 239-like, with amino-acid sequence MEGLRALKRDDFQIGSSKQIPRLDLTETLNSSGPERHQILNMEGKSSVNSGEKPYSCSVCGRGFNQSSGLSRHKVSHSEEKPWKCGDCGKGFNYPYELETHQRVHTGERPFTCSECGKGFTQSSSLLTHQRVHTDERPFKCPDCGKCFKSSWELMTHQRVHTEERPFRCSHCGAGFKYSSQLTVHERSHTGERPFTCAECGKGFTQSSILLKHKRVHTGERPFTCTECGKQFAQSSSLQTHQRVHTGERPFICPDCGKGFTTLYNLLIHQRIHTGERPFTCSECGKRFINSSHLLRHQRVHK; translated from the exons ATGGAAGGATTAAG GGCATTGAAAAGGGACGATTTTCAGATAGGAAGCTCAAAGCAAATACCACGTCTGGACCTGACCGAGAcactcaattcatcaggacctgaacgtcatcagattttgaacatggaaggtAAAAGCAGCGTTAACAGTGGTGAGAAACCATACTCGTGTTCTGTGTGTGGACGAGGCTTCAACCAATCATCTGGTCTGTCGAGACACAAAGTTAGTCACAGTgaggagaaaccatggaaatgtggggactgtgggaagggattcaattACCCTTATGAACTGGAGACtcatcagcgagttcacactggggagagaccattcacctgtaGTGAgtgcgggaagggattcactcagtcatccagccTTCTAAcacaccagcgggttcacacagatgagagaccttttaaatgtccagactgtgggaagtgctttaaaagTTCTTGGGAACTAATGACCCATCAACGTGTCCACACTGAGGagagaccattcaggtgctctcactgtggggctggattCAAGTACTCATCTCAACTCACTGTACATGAGCGCAGTCACAcgggggagaggccattcacctgcgctgagtgtgggaagggatttactcagTCATCGATCCTATTAAAACACAAGCGAGTTCACAccggagagaggccattcacctgcactgagtgtgggaaacaatTTGCTCAGTCATCCAGCCTGCAGACACACCAGAGAGTTCACACTGGTGAGAGGCCATTTATTTGCcctgattgtgggaagggattcactacCTTATACAACCTGCTGATACATCAGCGAATTCATAccggggagagaccgttcacctgctcagagtgtgggaagagatttattaactcatcccacctgctgagacaccagcgtgTTCACAAGTAA
- the LOC125449050 gene encoding zinc finger protein 229-like, with protein MESKSTIENVEKLYTCSLCGRGFSRSSGLSRHNCSCIEEKPWKCGVCGKAFSSPSKVETHQRIHTGERPFICSKCGKGFSQLSHLLSHQRVHTVERPFSCSVCGKGFTEPSHLLIHQRVHTGERPFKCQDCGKCYKSSGELMSHQRVHTDERPFRCSDCGTGFKRSSQLTVHQRVHTGERPFTCPMCGKGFIQSSTLLRHRRVHDGEGPFTCSCCGKRFTQSYNLLRHQRVHTDERPFKCPDCGKCSRSSWELMSHQRIHTNERPFRCSHCGTGFRQSSDLTVHQRIHTGDKPFKCPECGKSFKCSKELMSHQRVHTDERPFRCSDCGTGFRRSSDLTKHQRIHTGEKPFICSKCRKGFSQSSTLLKHQRIHK; from the coding sequence ATGGAAAGTAAAAGCACCATTGAAAATGTAGAGAAACTGTACACGTGTTCTCTATGTGGACGAGGTTTCAGCCGATCATCTGGCCTGTCAAGACACAATTGCAGTTGTATTgaggagaaaccatggaaatgtggggTCTGTGGGAAGGCATTCAGTTCACCATCAAAAGTGGAAACTCATCAGCGCATTcatactggagagagaccatttaTCTGCTCCAAATGTGGTAAGGGATTCTCTCAGTTATCCCACCTGCTCTCTCACCAGAGAGTTCACACTGTGGAGAGACCATTTtcctgctcagtgtgtgggaagggatttactgaGCCATCCCATCTGCTCAtacatcagcgagttcacactggggagcgaCCTTTTAAATGCCAAGACTGTGGAAAGTGCTATAAGAGTTCCGGGGAACTGATGTCCCATCAGCGTGTTCACACGGATGagagaccattcaggtgctctgaCTGTGGGACTGGGTTCAAACGATCATCTCAACTCACTGTGCACCagagagttcacactggggaaaggccattcacctgccctatgtgtgggaagggattcattcagtCATCCACTCTGCTGAGACACCGCCGAGttcacgatggagagggaccattTACCTGCTCCTGTTGTGGGAAGCGATTCACACAGTCATACAACCTattgagacaccagcgagttcacactgatgagagaccttttaaatgtcctgACTGTGGAAAGTGTTCTCGAAGTTCTTGggaactgatgtcccatcaacgtaTTCATACCAATGagagaccattcaggtgctccCACTGTGGGACTGGGTTCAGGCAATCTTCTGACCTCACGGTACACCAACGAATCCACACTGGAGACAAACCTTTCAAATGTCCAGAATGCGGCAAGAGCTTTAAATGTTCCAAGGAACTGATGTCCcaccaacgtgttcacactgatgagagaccgTTCAGATGCTCTGATTGTGGGACTGGGTTCAGGCGATCCTCTGACCTTACTaaacaccagcgaattcacactggggagaaaccgttcaTTTGCTCCAAGTGTAGGAAGGGATTCAGTCAGTCATCCACCCTGCTGAAACACCAGAGAATTCACAAGTGA